The Gigantopelta aegis isolate Gae_Host chromosome 9, Gae_host_genome, whole genome shotgun sequence genomic sequence TCACCAGAATCATCAACACTCTTTGTCAGGGTCACTCAGATCACCTTCGCCGTTCGTCAAAATCATTAACACTATCGTCACGATTattcactgatcatcttctCTGTTCACCATTATCACCACCGCCATTCACCAGACTCACTCTTCGCCAACTCCCAGAATACATCATCTACGTTCGTCATCACCAGGAcccaatacacaaatacactgaAATACAATATACCCTAATCAAaaccatgtaatatttatattaccataTCAGATGTTAGACAATTTTCTCTTAATATAATGTCCGCACTTCACAAGTgtcttaaatattacataaatcagATTTACctaagacttttgttttgcaatgacgTTACATACAACTActgacacatatacacaatagtATACCACAgttatacaacaaacaaacaaaatctactTACGGTTGTCATCAACCCAGAGttatacagaataaaatatttcacaatatctTAACACACAGTTTCTCTCTCAAGAACGTTATGTGACTGCCCACAACTCATTACATCTCCCAACTATATCCCCACTATGCATGCTTCACTCACAAACAAAAGTGTTCACCAATGTAAGCCCGAGcccaagttctttacaaacacCTCTGCTAGTGAttacagtataaaaatatagtttgcCTTAGCAAGCTATGACACACAGTTCAACAATATATTCTCAATTACccaagtatttacaataaatgttctaaaatataatatggttcTTATATTAgtacccttgacttgtgacaacAATTGATAATAAAGGAGATATGTCAATGTTTGgtaatggcggccatcttggacgccattTGAAAAAAAGCCGATTTCGAGGAGTCAGACTTTGGTAGACTTTTTATATGTTATTCTCCACCATAAATAGGACCAAAAACCGTTGAGAACGCTTTTGTTACAATTTCTTTGGGGTAAGGGGGTATTTTTTCACATATTGACCCGACTATTCCCATTTTAATAGGTttttttgtgatatttgttttgtacgTTTTTTTTACTATCCCATcccaaatacacatacatacatatataaatatatacatacatacatacgtacgtacgtacgtacgtacgtacgcacatacatacatacatacatacatacatacatacatacatacatacatacatacatagaatgTACAGACATATATTATTCTCAAAATAACTCTTTGTTCACTTTTCTGCGTTCATGGTTTTTGTAGACATCTGACAAGAAGATGGAAAACTATTATCACAATACTTACgatcaattaattttaaaacatcaaataCAAATCTAGCATACCAAGCACCCTTTTCAAAATGTGGAGTAGCTATTTGTATACATTCTGTAGACAGGTTTCTTGATTACTATGAGGCTTTCGTTTCAATGACTTGTCAACAAACTGTTCAGAATTCATTTTCGGCTGTCAGCATTTTCCGAATGTAATTGCATTACGGAGATGTATGGAAGTGTGAAGCTAGGATTGTTGTTAAGTGATCAATGATCAACTGAACCTCATCCAGTGGCGTAGGGAGGGTGCACGGGGATCATTCCCCCCTCCccaatcatatttttaaaacagtattaaattttgtaaaatcaaccatacatacatagtataGGTCCCCCGCCTCCTCCCAGTATATACTCCTGGCAGTTAGCTCAACATAGTACAAGTATTTCAAAACCGGATTATATAAAGATTAAACGTTATGTTAAAGGTATACGTCACCTTTTGTGTGCTTCCTCTTCATATGAATTGTGCGCATGACGtatgtttgctcaattttcaggttgatcgttttctcattttttttttcaaacatccatttacagcaataattgctgaactgcataaataaatataacatttacacttcctgtaacatcaaattacctattatttttcaattctccattattcgttcccattcggaactagccggcgttttttaattaaacattttgaaacaaaaacgcaagtagcttcctgcaaagaatgtttacattgggaACAGCGTCTGGCGTCACAGTTCACTAGCAGCCAGTGTTGTAGATCTTCAGGTCCCACATACACTTGAGTTTATTTCCACAGAAACAAATACAACAATTGCAATGAGACACAATAGACtctgaaatataatcaaagtattttatttaaaaattggaaACTCATAACTTTTAGGCAGGCTATTGGAGATACAACTATTTCATTGTGAACGTGAGTAgaaaaataagctgaaatgagaTCGAACTCAAaagggagaaacaaaaggagGTAGTGTAACAAAGAAAGCATCTTTTCCGAATATCAGGCATGTCAGAATTTAAAAGAACGGTATTTATCATAGGCCTACATACCTGTTGTAACTTCACAATGGGAATCGAGGGAATACTGTCACATTGCTTGATGAAACGTCATATCCGGTTAGTCTGGCACACACCAGACCTGCCTACGTGGATGTCTTGACCAGTCTTACTGGTGGCATCTTAGACAGGTTAGACTCCAAGTCAAAATACATATCtttacaaaaccaaaacaaaataatgaagcATAAATACATTGAGAGAGAATGGAAGAGggttatagatatatatgtagcCTACTCGAAAGTATTCcccaaaagaaacacaacaaggcTGGGAAGGGTTCGAGGGTTTATTCTCTCTATCACACCATACGCGtggttctgtaaaaataattacaaacgataaatacactgataataacaataattaacaacCTCGacttaatcataaaaataaattacaaatgttattacatagcaatatatatactcatttaAACCATTATCACACAATTATGCCAAGTTACTGGCATAATACTTTccttcaaaaatatacatatacgtttCGGCGACGTTAGTGCCAAAAACAATCATCAAAATAAGTACATGCATTTAAGATAATTAAATGCGgttatacaaaaaaatacaaaaagcaGTAAAGACTTGGCAACATTATTGCCAACGTCactaatatcaatataaaacaataacgtTCGGGTTTGtatgacaaacattaaaataaagaccATTGCAGAATACAAACTGGAAcaatcgatttaaaaaaaaaaatatatatatatacataaaatactcGGTTACAGCGCAGGTGAAACAAGTCACGTACGTTGGTCAAGACGCACGTGAAACACCTTCGCTGCAAGAATTGCATGTAATAAAGAAATagacaatactactactactacacacctTCGCTTTGGGCGATGAACCGTATAGGATGATAACACTATTACATGTACCTGGGCTTCATCCTGTGAATAAATGGGTAAAATATAAGCTACCActcaaatggataataaaactaCAGCAATTAGACATCTCCTGATCCAACACTAATCACTAATTCTGCTTATACAATTAACTTGCGCCtctatctatatttatacgtttaatagtatatatccaacacctttactttattactgtttataaagttaactcgtccatatatatatttattcgttTAGTGTGTTTTAgtgaattcaatatttaaaacgtatttaccTAGCATTAATTATGGAcgtttaacctttagactactggattaatttttaacaaaaaccacgttgagtgggtacaagtttataatttttactcacatatattcacttaaatgttttataaaaacatgaaataaagttcatatattaatcggcaagtattattttcgtgtctttttttgtaatttttattattttagatcggctaatggtgattaaaattaggcaaaaaatcaaaaaagttgcatttacttacgggcatttgtggccagctgtccagtatttatgtccattattcccgataacagtggttttctgaccagaatttttttttaaacccgaactaagattcatattgcaatatttggtaattttcgttgttagtaaaacgatcaaattagctgtcacaatcagctatcgatccctgaaaatgaccgcgacgtgccgccattgttgtcaaccgaaaatacttgccgaaaaccactttttgaactcaaaatttcaaggtattttcaattgaaaaaatcaaaacaaaagccaccatttaaaaaaaaaacttttttctttaattatatttccgtttccggtgagtgtcgtgtgcaaaacggcgggaaatatgaattggggaatgcactgtatacagtgtacagtatatcgactgacgtgacgtcaggcgagatatctcgcctgcagtagtcagaaggttaaacacTTTTCCacattatgtattacatttacatatatctaaaataatgagataaacattataacaattaatacatgcatattagtCAAACCTGTAAGTGCCAAAAGGAAGTCTGAAGATAACGAAAGGCTCAGGAAAAGAAAAAGGCAACGGCAAGTCGTAAGTATGTAACGTGTAGTGTCACTGTCTACACTCAGCGCTGCACGGATCTGACTCACGATCACGTGTCACCAAATGCACATAACCATTGGATAGAATCAACCAATGGCTCGTCCCTAGGCAGTATGGCGAGAAACAACCATAAAAGGCTTTGTCTAATGCACCAATATGATATTCTCAACGCAGATTGAGaatatcctataataaaataaatagaatcctaaaataaatattaatagtaatagataaaatatgttatttatatacaaacggcCAAATATTTAGTCCCCGTTACATACTCCCCCTAGTTGTGAAATGACGTCCTCGTCATTTAATGTCATATGACCCCAGTGAACTTGTAACAATCTGCAGTACTGCATTTACTGCTTCTATCGGCATCCGATCAAATAAGTTCATTGAAGCCATATCCGTGAGAATTTTTACTCTGTCCTTCCAGTCACATCCCAAAGACTCGATCATGGCAAAATCCCCATGTGTCATCCACTTTGGAGGCCGTCTCTTTCTAATGGATCGTCTTGGAACTGGAACTGGACTCCTAATGTCTTCAGATTCAGACCAAAAATCTGCAACAGGCTCAACCTCTGCTGTCTCATCCGCAACTGTCTCGTGGTCTGAACTAGCTACTTCACCTACAAGGGATATCTCATGATCATCCGTTGACGAAGTGCTGTCTATACCCATAACACCAACAGAGTCCCTGTCAGCAGCAGGTGTGGTGCTGGCCTCTGTTGGTTCTGTGACTGTTGCCTCTGTAACCAGCACAACAGAATCGACTTGAAGATAGTCTTCATCATCCGACGGGGTTGCTCCGTCGTCCAATTCCGTTGGGGGTATCCTTTCAGCAGTAACTTCAGTTGGCTTTTGTCGCTGTCGTTGGGTTGGTCGTCTGGGTTTTGGTGTTGGCACATCTGGAACATCAATAGCTATGGGAAGAGATCCGATTGGTAACAGAAGGTTCCTGTGAAGTGTTCTACTTTTACCGTGTCCAATTTCCTTCCGCACCACAAACACAGGGATATCCTTGTTTGGCTGATCTTGGATAAGGTAAGGTTCCTCTTCCCATCTGTCGGCAATCTTATGTTTACCATCGAATGCCAATCTTCTAACCAAAACTCTGTTGCCGGGTTGCAGGATGGAACCCCGAACTCTGACATCATAGCCCTTCTTCTGATGTTGTCGACTGTGCTCTGCTGCCTTAGACGCTAACCTGTATGATTCTTGCAGTCTTTGTCGTAAAGCTGACGTGTACTCATGTAGATTCTTCTTGTCTTGCATTGGTTCCAGACCCAAGGCAACATCAACAGGCAACCGTGGATTCCTGCCAAACATCAGAAAGAATTGTGCATAACCAGTGGAATCATGTCTGTTACAGTTATAGGCATGCACTAAAGGGGCTACATGGTTCTTCCAGTCAACCTTCTTTTCTGGATCCAGAGTACCGAGCATATCCAATAATGTCCTGTTGAACCGCTCTGTCATTCCAATACCCATTGGGTGATATGGCGT encodes the following:
- the LOC121381719 gene encoding uncharacterized protein LOC121381719: MGIGMTERFNRTLLDMLGTLDPEKKVDWKNHVAPLVHAYNCNRHDSTGYAQFFLMFGRNPRLPVDVALGLEPMQDKKNLHEYTSALRQRLQESYRLASKAAEHSRQHQKKGYDVRVRGSILQPGNRVLVRRLAFDGKHKIADRWEEEPYLIQDQPNKDIPVFVVRKEIGHGKSRTLHRNLLLPIGSLPIAIDVPDVPTPKPRRPTQRQRQKPTEVTAERIPPTELDDGATPSDDEDYLQVDSVVLVTEATVTEPTEASTTPAADRDSVGVMGIDSTSSTDDHEISLVGEVASSDHETVADETAEVEPVADFWSESEDIRSPVPVPRRSIRKRRPPKWMTHGDFAMIESLGCDWKDRVKILTDMASMNLFDRMPIEAVNAVLQIVTSSLGSYDIK